A segment of the Asterias amurensis chromosome 11, ASM3211899v1 genome:
TTATCGCATAATTATAATCACCATGTGCATAATGGACTTTTTGTCTTCACATTATTATGTGAGTTTATAAACCCGTGTGTTGCATGCATTGTTACACATGTTGATTGCCAGATGTACTTCGGGGGAAAGGGGGTGTTCATAGGGAAATATGTCCCCGAGAGACTGTGACCCCTCATTGGAAATGAACATGGGCTGAAGggggatgattcaaaagagggcgatGTCCGAAGAAAGTTATACATTTGTACAATTATCTATATATTATTTTACTGCCGCAGACAAAGATACCAAACCGCTGATATAGTCTTTCTCTCGGTTAATGTCTGTCTTTGTCTGTGATGAGATGTCAATGAGAAGAAAAATGAAGTTGGCGTGATTTATAAAtgttcaaagttcaaagtaGACACAACCCTCAATATCTTTGTAGTCTGTGTGatcgtccccaagaaaggtgACGTCATTGAGTTGacatttcttctcttttttgctGCTCTGCCAAACATTAAAGGAGCGGCATCGAGGATCTGATGTACATGCCCAGCCACAAGCAATCACACCCTCTACAGCCAGGTTGTCGATGACGTGATTGAGGGGGCAATATTGAGAGACACGCCCATCGGGACCTAGCAGGGTGTGGTAGATTGGCACGATAGAGACCGGCATCTCACATGCAGCAAGTTTATCACTCTCGCATGTTACGCCATAAGACCAAACCCCACCATAGTATATAGTCATTCGGGCACAGTGCAAATTTGCGTCGCTGTTTGGATGGTTTGGATACCAGTTGGTAAATCTTGCAGGCTGACCTCCACACAGCCAAACTCCTTCTTGAGCAGCATCTGTGCACCCGATCCACATACCCTCATTCCCTCTCACTGCCCACTCGTAGAtgaagttgttttcttcttctgagtCAGGCACTATGAGGTTGCTCCCTGGTCGCTTGCATGCTGCTTCGGCTTGCATCCAGTGCATCTTCTCAGGCAGTAAGATGTAGCAAGACTGACGCCATTTCACCCAGCCAGTTGGACAGGAGGAGAGGACGATAACAATGCTTTGCATAGTCATCAATATCAAGAGATGAAACAGAATGGTATTCATGCTTTGAAGAAATTTGTTAATGTTATACGCCGATCTTAACTCTGTGATTCTATGTTACAAACTGACGCATCGAGTTAAACATGCGAGGTACAACGAGTAGTTCTACAACACGAGGCTACAGCAGGTAGTTTTATCCTCCGTCGTCACCTTCATCGAGTCCAACCGCTTCTGTGTCAGCCTCTGAATATGTTGGTTTTGTTAGAGTCAAGTGACTaaaagttgaagaaaaaaaaaaacctaacgaTTGCTGTGCCAACGGGAGCGTAGAACCAGTGAAGTGATATAATCATACTGTTGAGAGTGGCCTAAAAATATAATAACACTAACAATCAATTTCTTCACTTTCTTACGAagaataatacaataatattgGATGCTTGTGCATGAGTGCATTATCGCATAATTATAATCACCATGTGCATAATGGACTTTTTGTCTTCACATTATTATGTGAGTTTATAAacccgtgtgttgcattgttacaCATGTTGATTGCCAGATGTACTTCGGGGGAAAGGGGGTGTTCATAGGGAAATATGTCCCCGAGAGACTGTGCCCCCTCATTGGAAATGAACATGGGCTGAAGggggatgattcaaaagagggcgatGTCCGAAGAAAGTTATACATTTGTACAATTATCTATATATTATTTTACTGCCGCAGACAAAGATACCAAACCGCTGATATAGTCTTTCTCTCGGTTAATGTCTGTCTTTGTCTGTGATGAGATGTCAATGAGAAGAAAAATGAAGTTGGCGTGATTTATAAATGTTCAAAGTTCAAAATTGAGAGACACGCCCATCGGGACCTAGCAGGGTGTGGTAGATTGGCACGATAGAGACCGGCATCTCACATGCAGCAAGTTTATCACTCTTGCATGTTAAGCTATAAGACTAACGCCCACCATAGTATACAGTCATTCGGACACAGTGCAAACTTGCGTCGCTGTGTGGATGGTTTGGATACCAGTTGGTAAATCTTGCAGGCTGACCTCCACACAGCCAAACTCCTTCTTGAGCAACATCTGTGCACCCGATCCACATACCCTCATTCCCTCTCACTGCCCACTCGTAGAtgaagttgttttcttcttctgagtCAGGCACTATGAGGTTGCTCCCTGGTCGCTTGTCACCACTTTCcacaatattatataaaaagtaTTAATGAGTGATGACCCCGagtaaactaaataaaatacacGAAGAAGTGACTACATGAGACCATGTTGAATTTAGATAATATATTTACTACAACAATTGTTTACAATTGTACAACATTCAGTGGGTAAATCGGAGTAATCATTGCTTAAACCCACAGTCAATTAAATCACTTAATTCAGTTGGCTAAAGCAATCTAAAAATCGTGCAATAGTCCTATCTTTAAACAGTACTTCACATATCACTTGCTTGGCTCCTCATCAACTAAGTTTCTTCATTCGAAGCCTCCACTTCTCAGTGTATGGGTTTACTTATCCAGCAACCCCAACAAATATGTACAATCAATTAACGAATAAAAATTACTGATACTTCAAATTACGGTAGCTCGTCTCTAGTCTCCCTGTACGTTCACGTACGATGAATGGCACGATGAGTGACACGCAGTCAATGACATCACACAGATGACGTTAGGTCTAGTCTCCACTTCAGTAGTTCAGCGGCCCTCGGCTTTCACTACATCATCTCAAATAGGGAGTCTCATGACATAGGGAGTCTTCACATTATTATGTGAGTTATCAAACCCCGTGTTGCAATGTAACACATGTTGATTCCCGCATATGTACTTTTGGGAAAGTGGCGTTCTTAAAATGCCGCTGTCATGAGGGAAATAACGTCCCCCGAGAGTCTGTGCCCCTCATGGGAAATGAACATGGGCAGAAGggggatgattcaaaagagggcgatGTCCGAAGAAAGTTATACATTTGTACAAATTATTAtctattatattattttacagCCGCAGACAAAGAAACCAAACCGCAGATAGTCccttttcatgtttctatgTCAGTGATGAGACGTCATTGAGAAGAGGAAACAAAGGTTGACGAAATTTTAAAtgttcaaagttcaaagtaGACACAACCCTTAATATCTTTGTCGTCGGTGTGATCGTCCTCAAGACGGGTGACGTCATTGAGTTGACATTTCTTCTCTTTCTCGCTGCTCTGCCAAACATTAAAGGAGCGGCATCGAGGATCTGATGTACACGCCCAGCCACAAGCAATCACGCCCTCTACGGCCAGGTTGTCGACGACGTGATTGAGGGGGCAGTATTGAGAGACACGCCCATCGGGACCTAGCAAGGTGTGGTAGATTGGCACGATAGGGACCGGCATCTCACATGCAGCTAATTTACCAGTCTTGCATTTTACGTCATCAGACCAAACCCCACTATCGTATACAGTCATTCGGGCACAGTTCAAACTTGCGTCGTTGTGTGGATGGCTTGGATACCAGTTGGTGAATCTTGCAGGCTGACCTCCACACAGCCAAACTACTTCTTGAGCAGCATCTGTGCAGCCGATCCACATACCGTCATTCCCTTTCACTGCCCACTCGAAGATGAAGtcgttttcttcttttgaatcAGGCACTATGAGGTTGCTCCCTAGTCGCTTGCATGCCGCCTCGGCTTGCATCCAGTTCATCCTATCAGGGAGTAAGATATAGCAAGACTGGCGCCATTTCACCCAGCCAGTTGGACAGGAGGAGAGGACGATAACAATGCTTTGCATTGTCATCAACACCAAGAGATGAAACAGAATAGTTATCATGCTTTGAAGAAACATTGTTACCACACTCCACAGTAACTCTGGTTTTATGTCATGTAAAAACTTACAAGTCCAGTCTTTCACTGAGGTACGTGGAGTAAACAACAAGAGGCCTACAGCAAGTAGTTTTTTTTCCGTCGACacgtttaccgaaagtgttcatTTACTTCTATTATAATTTAGTGTCCTAATTTGTTGGTATTGTTTAAAAGTGAAGTGAgccaaattaaacaaacaatagcCAAACGGTTGCGATGCCAACGGACAAACAAAATCCGTGACCTTAAATAATCAGACTGATGAGGCGCACAGATTGTCATTAATAATGGAATAACCTGTTCACTTTTTAccgatatttttttaatttatttttaaaagatatTTTCTTTGCAGGATGGACAAGAGGAAAGGACGGTTGCTCTTCAAGCAAGACAAGATGGCATGatttaatagtaataaaataTCAGTAAACAAAGATAATCCAAGAAATCTACATAAAATACCTACATGCACAAAGTGTGTCAATATCTATTTATGATGCATATTAATTCAAGGTTAAAACtatttattgtcatgataaaaGTCATGAAACTTGACTTCCCTGTGTATAAGGAGAATACATACAAGAGAGGCAAAACAAATTCTAgacaaaaaggaaacaaaaatacaagttaCAGAAATAAAATCCTTCCAATTTCAGATATCACGATGAATACTCAGTGTGATTAAGGATGGGAAAAGGGACCACGGTGCATAAACGAAATGCTTACAGttcaaacatggaggtagaattatttctacctccatggttcaaagTAGATATAACCCTGAATCCTTTGAGTCAGTGAGATCGTTTTCAAGAAAGGTGACTTCATTGAGTTGACATTTTCTTCTCTTTCTCTAAGTCGCTCAAGCCGGAAATCCCCTTTAAATCAGTACCATGACCCACCCACACACACGTGAGAAAAAAAGGTCTGCAAGACTGTATTATTCGCGccaaataattattcacactaaGTGGGATATAGGATTGTCGTCTGTGCATGTCTTCGGTGTGCATAATATGGTGTGTATGTGTGTTTGCTGCTCTTAACTGTGACTACGGTATCACATCGCAAGTATGACTCATAGGTGCTATGAAGTGGGAGAGATGACGGCATTTGTTTGTGACGTGCTATCTTATGAAGATAGCAATTGGGTATCCTGGTTTACCGGTTAGGGGTCCACTGCAACATTCACAAAGAGCAGCGCTCTAAAGTCGATAACCAGTTCATGTATGTGAAACGTTTTCCTCGAAGGTAAGAAGTAGACATATatcataaaaatacatttttaattaGTCGTGATTTACGTGTTTCTAAATTTTGAGAACAGACGGAGTTTGAACAAGTCGAATTACCCGGGGCGCTCCCTCGGTTTTAAAGGAATGCTCAGTGAACAGTCAGTGGTAGTTATGGTGCTGTGCACATAAACTCGCCGTAGCTTTATAGTAGGCGTAGGCATGAGCATTGAGATTCTGA
Coding sequences within it:
- the LOC139943850 gene encoding galactose-specific lectin nattectin-like — protein: MFLQSMITILFHLLVLMTMQSIVIVLSSCPTGWVKWRQSCYILLPDRMNWMQAEAACKRLGSNLIVPDSKEENDFIFEWAVKGNDGMWIGCTDAAQEVVWLCGGQPARFTNWYPSHPHNDASLNCARMTVYDSGVWSDDVKCKTGKLAACEMPVPIVPIYHTLLGPDGRVSQYCPLNHVVDNLAVEGVIACGWACTSDPRCRSFNVWQSSEKEKKCQLNDVTRLEDDHTDDKDIKGCVYFEL
- the LOC139944158 gene encoding uncharacterized protein; this encodes MKRDYLRGDKRPGSNLIVPDSEEENNFIYEWAVRGNEELRSAYNINKFLQSMNTILFHLLILMTMQSIVIVLSSCPTGWVKWRQSCYILLPEKMHWMQAEAACKRPGSNLIVPDSEEENNFIYEWAVRGNEGMWIGCTDAAQEGVWLCGGQPARFTNWYPNHPNSDANLHCARMTIYYGGVWSYGVTCESDKLAACEMPVSIVPIYHTLLGPDGRVSQYCPLNHVIDNLAVEGVIACGWACTSDPRCRSFNVWQSSKKEKKCQLNDVTFLGDDHTDYKDIEGCVYFEL